One genomic segment of Primulina tabacum isolate GXHZ01 chromosome 9, ASM2559414v2, whole genome shotgun sequence includes these proteins:
- the LOC142555747 gene encoding protein SWOLLEN 1-like isoform X1 yields the protein MDYDDNDCGSQNFHLAGEENSKISSVLQPFSLPKFDFDDNLHGHLRFDSLGENEVFLGIPSQEDNHWIEDFSRGSSGIEFSSNATESCALPRHDNVWYEATSSESVEMLLKAVGQEEVAPGETMVEGSDPQLGSSTKQVEVNLKNDQMDYVLEGEGCSLKVTSENLHTDLKSYMENQGDSSGLPNESPSKHEQENLSGPGMGVDNNESSFQMITESIVETGDVDKLWNPNFVNAISVSNDISVGVEVQKEEHSMSYELVGGNDSEDVSLDMPCDLENPAKLESADHAVDVCVTTIGGTTGISGKVESMSTFEGFDDASFVAAGDSDCGPAVFSSGTKIKQPPEGCDMLTEKPSSPLQEKEFVAGIGIEESERDCLGDSADSSFNGVGCMEKTAIEDITNVREVAATQEENLEHGDHLPPAMLPGSIETRRENDLSVQSDVDECKLDASKCEDDNKLSLDLMILVCDDNEKEGRLAEVNLKAASSQFNNSNGDNPGTTLISSSAKGGDLADCDERGTPSYDIQKRDQNKAIKFEANKEPVISGTDVIFGGADEFAPVVGSEKSTLFDSTPVEEAKTVDQSAVLFEASSDASCDKTSKDLNENMEHSAPGSTVQDDVAEAAPSEKAKDAEGKNNVENSPIVSATINAVDTDESNQLSLPDISCTELSQGKVSKRVSLKNSDSKNLGNVLSSSVDAKVKTLFKEEGISTSDVRHLESRTMSTGDSSTGLQSVPSIQASKLPVTGSVSLSTSGGTDPAILKGISHETSLMSDGLPPSGGFKGSTERKSRRGSGKSVKESAKTGNQVKEKSPLWQNERGGKSCGPLSPLLAGQLLTLESVVKPRATVSITGSSLPDLNTSAPLSSFFQQPFTDLQQVQLRAQIFVYGSLIQGVAPDEACMISAFGVSDGGRSIWESSWRAVVEKLNSQKSQGFNFETPARSSSGVKAPDQVNRQTFAGSEVLPSPAGRASNKFISSQAINPLIPLSSSLWNASVSSCEAVPSSSTARCAGFEYQAVSPLHPYHNPPIRNLVSHTTSRQAQASFPVPWATSSQSSPFDISSNYTVFPILEPVKSAAAVKGSSSVSSGISHVTPIPAIHTGSTALFPEASSLDLKKVALSTTQTSANTKSRKRKKSSGVVDVLQASVTATAADSFSIPVIDNRLSIKASALEDISRIPISDSMPMPVASCLYSTSVAFTTPSSSVPKGKSIQFISAAWPSISSDHQKSGDSIMDKRALVLEEFSKVEEAKLHAEEAAIHAATAMGHCQGLWSQLEQQKNSGLKTEAEAKLASVAVAVAAAASVARAAAAAAKVASNAAMQAKQIADESVTKYGTLSAPECDTSVNNLANAIPVSIMKGGDYNNISSFVISAAKEAAKKRVEAASAATRHAENLDAIVKAAEMAAEAVSHAGKVVAMGDPFTLSQLVEAGPDGYWKLPQVASMPGSKSNDASNDKSDNSNVPEMHSKDMHVSSHITLPAQMELSRNIVDAGVTVEEGFVSSIKHGEKNSKAHKDERVTESDKASGIAAEPFVKSRLKSFTPITYDSTAIIKEGSIVEVLKDRGDLKKAWFSANILSLKDHDAFVCFTELQSDQGSEQLQEWVSLEAKDGNPPMVRIPHPMTAVQFEGTRKRRRAAVKDYTWSVGDKVDAWVEDCWREGIISEKNKKDTTTWSVHFPAQGETLDVKVWHLRPTVIWVDDQWIEWCRSGQDRTSQGDTPIEKRPKLGSSDMETKGKGELSKAINFAEVDKAEHRLPLSAEETAFNVGSTRVGKKPDMGRTLRYGLQKEGSRVLIGVPKPGKKRKFIEVSKHYVSDWSTKTVPDDSVKLAKFLTSQGPGSRGSKNNSKIDLKEKLVTEPKSKAPKSGKPPTIPTRILPRKDGLNSSHSNASDAALSNDDNEPVDKSLTEFESFSNVPESAMIFSSRSRSENRKKTSALNTMSERLKEGKLAPSSGKSEKNEADENFVSSVSEPRRSIRRIQPTSRLLEGLQSSLTISKLPTSSHDKSHRSHTKNTSKGYSGRN from the exons ATGGACTATGATGACAATGACTGTGGAAGCCAGAATTTTCACTTAGCTGGTGAAGAGAACTCTAAAATTTCCTCAGTTTTACAACCATTTTCTCTTCCCAAGTTCGATTTTGATGACAATCTTCACGGGCATTTAAGATTCGATAGTTTAGGTGAGAACGAAGTTTTTCTTGGTATTCCAAGTCAGGAAGACAATCATTGGATAGAGGATTTTTCTCGGGGAAGCAGTGGAATAGAGTTCAGTTCCAACGCAACAGAATCTTGTGCTTTGCCAAGGCATGACAATGTGTGGTATGAGGCAACATCATCAGAATCCGTTGAAATGTTATTGAAGGCGGTCGGACAGGAAGAGGTGGCCCCAGGTGAAACTATGGTTGAGGGTTCAGACCCTCAGCTTGGTAGCTCAACGAAACAAGTGGAGGTTAACTTGAAGAATGACCAGATGGATTACGTGCTTGAAGGTGAAGGATGTAGTTTAAAAGTGACCAGTGAAAATTTGCATACAGACTTGAAGAGCTACATGGAAAATCAAGGTGATTCAAGTGGCTTGCCAAATGAATCTCCTAGCAAACATGAGCAGGAAAATTTATCTGGTCCGGGCATGGGAGTTGATAATAATGAGAGCTCTTTTCAGATGATCACCGAGAGCATTGTGGAGACAGGTGATGTGGATAAGCTCTGGAATCCCAATTTTGTTAATGCGATTAGTGTATCAAATGATATTTCTGTGGGAGTGGAGGTACAAAAGGAAGAGCACAGTATGAGTTATGAATTAGTGGGTGGGAATGATTCTGAAGACGTTAGTTTGGATATGCCTTGTGATCTTGAAAATCCTGCAAAGTTGGAATCTGCAGATCATGCAGTTGATGTTTGTGTTACTACCATAGGTGGAACTACCGGAATTTCTGGGAAGGTAGAGTCCATGTCTACATTTGAGGGTTTCGATGATGCTTCTTTTGTTGCTGCAGGTGATAGTGATTGTGGGCCTGCAGTATTCTCTTCAGGTACCAAGATTAAGCAGCCGCCTGAAGGTTGTGATATGTTAACTGAGAAGCCATCTTCTCCCCTTCAAGAAAAAGAGTTTGTTGCAGGAATTGGAATAGAAGAAAGTGAGAGAGATTGTCTTGGTGATTCTGCAGATTCGTCATTTAATGGTGTGGGCTGCATGGAGAAAACAGCGATTGAGGATATCACAAATGTGAGAGAGGTTGCTGCTACACAGGAAGAAAATTTAGAGCATGGGGATCATCTCCCTCCTGCCATGCTACCTGGGAGCATAGAGACACGCAGAGAAAATGATCTTTCTGTGCAGTCGGATGTTGATGAATGTAAACTGGATGCTTCTAAATGTGAGGACGACAACAAGTTGTCTCTtgatttgatgattttggtcTGTGATGATAATGAGAAAGAGGGAAGGTTAGCTGAAGTAAATTTGAAGGCAGCTTCATCCCAATTTAATAATTCTAATGGGGATAATCCAG GTACAACTTTGATATCATCAAGTGCCAAAGGAGGTGATTTAGCTGACTGTGATGAGCGTGGCACACCTTCATATGATATACAGAAGAGGGATCAGAATAAAGCAATTAAATTTGAAGCAAATAAAGAACCGGTTATATCAGGGACGGATGTTATTTTTGGAGGGGCTGATGAGTTTGCCCCTGTTGTTGGATCTGAAAAGAGCACATTGTTTGATTCTACTCCAGTCGAAGAAGCTAAGACGGTCGATCAGTCTGCTGTCCTGTTTGAAGCTTCCAGTGATGCCTCTTGTGACAAAACTAGTAAGGACTTGAATGAAAATATGGAACATTCTGCCCCTGGCTCGACTGTGCAAGATGATGTAGCTGAAGCTGCACCTTCTGAAAAGGCAAAAGATGCAGAAGGaaaaaacaatgtagaaaattCTCCAATAGTTTCAG CTACCATCAATGCTGTTGATACTGATGAATCGAACCAGCTTTCTTTGCCCGACATTAGTTGTACTGAGCTTTCGCAAGGTAAAGTAAGCAAGCGTGTGAGTCTTAAAAACAGTGACTCTAAAAATTTAGGCAATGTTTTATCGTCATCTGTGGATGCAAAAGTGAAAACTCTTTTCAAAGAAGAGGGGATAAGTACTTCAGATGTCAGACATTTAGAAAGTCGAACTATGTCTACAGGAGATTCCAGCACCGGTTTGCAATCAGTTCCCAGTATTCAAGCAAGCAAATTACCCGTG ACTGGGAGTGTATCCTTATCGACGTCTGGTGGCACAGATCCTGCGATATTGAAGGGAATTTCTCATGAAACTTCTTTAATGTCTGATGGGTTGCCACCATCTGGAGGGTTTAAAGGTTCCACTGAGCGGAAATCAAGACGTGGAAGCGGTAAATCTGTTAAGGAAAGTGCAAAAACGGGTAATCAGGTGAAGGAAAAATCACCTTTGTGGCAAAATGAAAGGGGGGGTAAATCTTGTGGTCCGTTGAGTCCGCTGTTGGCTGGCCAACTCTTGACACTCGAAAGCGTTGTCAAGCCAAGGGCCACTGTTTCTATTACTGGATCCAGTTTGCCGGATCTAAATACTTCTGCTCCACTATCATCTTTCTTTCAACAGCCTTTTACAGATTTACAGCAAGTTCAACTGCGAGCACAGATCTTTGTTTATGGATCTCTTAT ACAAGGAGTAGCACCAGACGAAGCCTGTATGATTTCAGCCTTTGGTGTGTCTG ATGGCGGCAGGAGCATTTGGGAGTCTTCCTGGCGAGCTGTTGTAGAAAAGCTTAATAGTCAGAAATCCCAGGGATTTAATTTTGAAACACCTGCACGATCAAGCTCAG GCGTTAAAGCTCCAGATCAAGTGAATAGACAGACTTTTGCTGGTAGTGAAGTTCTTCCATCGCCTGCTGGTAGAGCAAGCAACAAATTCATCTCTTCTCAGGCTATTAATCCATTGATCcctctctcttcatccctgtgGAATGCATCTGTCTCATCTTGTGAGGCTGTGCCATCCAGCAGCACAGCCAGATGTGCTGGTTTTGAGTATCAGGCTGTTTCTCCCTTGCATCCTTATCATAACCCACCAATACGGAATTTGGTGTCACATACAACCTCTAGGCAAGCACAAGCTTCCTTTCCAGTACCCTGGGCTACTTCTTCACAAAGTTCTCCGTTTGATATTAGTTCTAATTATACTGTGTTCCCGATTTTGGAACCTGTAAAGTCGGCAGCTGCAGTCAAAGGATCATCTTCGGTTTCCTCTGGTATAAGCCACGTGACTCCCATTCCTGCAATTCATACTGGGTCTACTGCTCTATTTCCTGAGGCTTCCTCTCTTGACTTAAAAAAGGTGGCCTTGTCCACCACCCAGACTTCCGCTAACACAAAATCTAGAAAGAGAAAAAAATCTTCTGGTGTTGTTGATGTTTTACAGGCTTCTGTGACTGCTACAGCCGCAGATTCTTTCTCTATTCCTGTAATAGATAACCGATTGTCAATAAAGGCTTCTGCACTGGAGGATATCAGTCGAATCCCAATTTCAGATTCAATGCCCATGCCTGTAGCTAGCTGTCTTTATTCTACATCAGTTGCTTTCACGACCCCTTCTAGCTCTGTGCCAAAAGGAAAATCCATTCAGTTTATCTCTGCTGCATGGCCCTCAATTTCAAGTGATCACCAGAAGAGTGGTGATTCGATCATGGATAAAAGGGCTCTGGTTCTCGAGGAATTTAGTAAGGTTGAGGAGGCTAAGTTACATGCTGAAGAGGCAGCTATCCATGCTGCTACTGCCATGGGGCATTGCCAAGGTTTGTGGAGTCAGTTGGAGCAGCAAAAGAATTCTGGCTTGAAGACAGAAGCCGAAGCTAAATTAGCATCAGTTGCTGTTGCTGTTGCTGCAGCTGCTTCTGTTGCTAGAGCCGCAGCTGCAGCTGCAAAGGTTGCATCAAATGCTGCTATGCAGGCAAAACAAATAGCTGACGAATCAGTAACCAAATACGGAACTCTCAGTGCACCTGAATGTGATACCTCTGTAAACAACTTGGCCAATGCAATTCCGGTATCGATTATGAAGGGTGGAGATTATAACAATATTTCCAGTTTTGTGATATCTGCTGCCAAAGAGGCTGCTAAAAAAAGGGTTGAGGCTGCTTCAGCTGCTacgaggcatgctgaaaatctTGATGCCATTGTAAAGGCAGCGGAAATGGCAGCAGAGGCCGTTTCACATGCTGGAAAAGTTGTTGCCATGGGCGATCCTTTCACTTTGAGTCAACTGGTGGAGGCTGGACCAGATGGTTATTGGAAACTTCCGCAGGTGGCATCCATGCCAGGTTCAAAATCAAATGACGCGAGTAATGACAAATCTGACAACAGCAATGTACCAGAGATGCATTCTAAAGATATGCACGTTTCTAGTCATATCACACTTCCTGCTCAAATGGAATTATCTAGAAATATTGTTGATGCTGGTGTCACAGTTGAAGAGGGTTTTGTATCTTCTATCAAGCACGGAGAGAAGAATTCAAAAGCTCACAAGGATGAACGGGTGACTGAGTCAGATAAAGCCAGTGGCATTGCTGCCGAACCATTTGTTAAATCGAGATTAAAATCGTTCACTCCTATTACATACGATAGTACAGCAATCATAAAAGAAGGTTCCATTGTTGAG GTTCTTAAGGATCGTGGTGATTTAAAGAAAGCATGGTTCTCAGCTAATATATTAAGTTTGAAGGATCATGATGCCTTTGTTTGCTTCACAGAACTCCAATCGGATCAAG GATCAGAGCAGCTGCAGGAATGGGTATCACTAGAAGCCAAAGATGGTAACCCTCCGATGGTACGAATTCCTCATCCTATGACTGCAGTGCAATTTGAAGGGACGAGGAAGAGACGTCGAGCTGCTGTGAAGGATTATACTTGGTCTGTGGGAGACAAAGTTGATGCTTGGGTGGAGGATTG TTGGCGTGAAGGGATTATTTCTGAGAAGAATAAAAAAGACACAACCACATGGAGTGTCCATTTCCCAG CTCAAGGGGAGACATTAGATGTTAAAGTATGGCATCTACGACCGACTGTAATTTGGGTTGATGACCAATGGATTGAATGGTGTAGATCAGGACAGGACAGAACTTCCCAG GGAGATACACCAATAGAGAAGCGACCAAAGTTGGGAAGCAGTGACATGGAGACAAAAGGGAAGGGTGAGCTGTCTAAAGCCATCAATTTTGCAGAAGTAGACAAAGCTGAACACAGATTGCCTTTGTCCGCTGAAGAAACAGCTTTTAATGTTGGCAGTACTAGGGTTGGTAAAAAACCTGACATGGGCAGGACTTTGAGGTATGGTTTACAGAAAGAAGGATCGAGAGTTTTAATTGGTGTTCCTAAGCCTGGAAAGAAGAGAAAATTCATTGAAGTAAGCAAACATTACGTTTCTGATTGGAGCACCAAGACTGTACCTGATGATTCGGTTAAGTTGGCTAAATTTTTGACGTCTCAAGGACCAGGATCCAGGGGatcaaaaaataattcaaagattGATTTGAAGGAGAAACTAGTAACAGAGCCTAAATCCAAAGCTCCCAAGTCTGGGAAACCTCCAACCATCCCAACTAGAATATTACCTCGGAAAGATGGCTTAAACTCTTCCCACTCCAATGCTAGTGATGCTGCGTTAAGCAATGATGATAATGAACCGGTTGACAAAAGCCTTACTGAATTTGAATCATTTTCCAATGTTCCTGAAAGCGCAATGATATTTTCTTCTCGATCTCGATCAGAAAATCGCAAGAAAACATCAGCATTGAATACAATGTCTGAGCGGCTCAAGGAAGGGAAACTCGCACCTTCCAGTGGGAAGTCGGAAAAGAATGAAGCAGATGAAAATTTTGTTTCCAGTGTTTCTGAACCCCGTCGATCAATTCGCCGAATTCAGCCAACATCAAGG CTGTTGGAAGGGCTGCAAAGTTCCCTAACGATCTCGAAGCTCCCAACCTCTTCACATGACAAAAGCCACAGGAGCCACACTAAAAACACATCTAAAG GGTATAGTGGCCGCAATTGA